The DNA window TAGCTCTTTTTGATCTGGTTTTCCGAAGTTAATTGCTACTTTTGGTACTGCTGTGAGTATAACTAGTATATCTGCATCTGTATCTTCTGCTAATCTTTGTGAGGCTAAGTCTTTATCTATAACTGCTGCCGCACCTTTTAGTCTTCCGTTTTCCTCTACTACTGGGATTCCGCCACCGCCTACAGTTATGACTACATTGTTGTTATTTATTAGAGTTTTTACTGTTTCTAACTCTACTATTCTTACTGGTTTTGGTGAAGCTACTACTCTTCTATATCCTCTACCAGAGTCTTCTACCATAACATAGCCTTTCTCTGCTGCTATTTTATCAGCTTCTGCTTTGGTGTAGAATGGTCCTATTGGCTTAGTAGGATTTTGGAACGCTTTATCATCCTTATCTACTACTACTTGGGTAACTATAGTTGCTACTGGCTTGTCTATTCCTCTGCTTCTAAGCTCATCTCCTAGAGCTTGTTGCATATGATAGCCTATCATTCCTTGACTCATTGCTCCGCATACATCAAACGGCATAGCAGGTGTTACATTATCTGCTACTTCATTTTGTATAACTATTCTTCCCACTTGTGGTCCGTTACCATGAGCTACTATTAGATTATAGCCTTCCTCTATTATATCTGCTA is part of the Proteiniborus sp. MB09-C3 genome and encodes:
- the arcC gene encoding carbamate kinase translates to MEKVVVALGGNALQATGSEATAEAQLAVVKETTVYLADIIEEGYNLIVAHGNGPQVGRIVIQNEVADNVTPAMPFDVCGAMSQGMIGYHMQQALGDELRSRGIDKPVATIVTQVVVDKDDKAFQNPTKPIGPFYTKAEADKIAAEKGYVMVEDSGRGYRRVVASPKPVRIVELETVKTLINNNNVVITVGGGGIPVVEENGRLKGAAAVIDKDLASQRLAEDTDADILVILTAVPKVAINFGKPDQKELDKVSTEEMRKYAAEGHFAPGSMLPKVLAAIEFAESKPGRKAVIASLDKAKEALKGESGTIVEA